The proteins below come from a single Chloroflexota bacterium genomic window:
- a CDS encoding electron transfer flavoprotein subunit beta/FixA family protein: MQVVVCVKQVPDAEGPITVDTAANNIRKGWLPDVLNPYDRLAVEEATLIKEMCGGGGVTALCMGSPSATEVLRTCLAMGADRAILLCDPALDNSDSYATGVVLAKAIAALKLPYDLILCGARAIDTNTGLTGPTIAQILRLPLVTEVVKIDVHDHEKAIVHKKLEAGNRAVIETPLPALLTVESGINTPRYLKLRAILAASMKTVEQYDLQALNLVPDEVGLAGSKTKVVSIAPPKPRGKKLFTPDSSLSAAERMRLIMSGGIAQKASSGLLEGDPRTVASRFVQFLKEKKLISGPPPGRG; this comes from the coding sequence ATGCAAGTAGTAGTGTGCGTTAAGCAGGTCCCCGACGCAGAGGGCCCGATCACGGTAGACACTGCCGCGAACAATATCAGGAAGGGATGGCTGCCCGACGTGCTCAACCCCTATGATAGGCTGGCTGTAGAGGAGGCCACACTGATAAAAGAAATGTGTGGGGGTGGTGGAGTCACTGCTCTATGCATGGGTTCACCTTCAGCCACAGAGGTCTTGCGTACTTGTTTGGCTATGGGTGCCGACAGAGCTATCCTTCTTTGTGATCCCGCTCTTGACAATTCTGATTCTTACGCTACCGGGGTCGTGCTGGCAAAGGCTATTGCTGCTCTCAAGCTACCGTACGATCTCATTCTCTGTGGAGCACGTGCTATTGACACCAACACGGGATTGACTGGCCCTACAATAGCCCAGATTTTGCGTCTCCCATTGGTGACCGAGGTTGTCAAGATTGACGTACATGATCACGAAAAAGCGATTGTTCACAAGAAGCTCGAAGCGGGGAACAGAGCCGTTATAGAAACTCCCCTCCCTGCCTTGCTTACTGTTGAAAGTGGCATTAATACGCCCAGATACTTGAAGCTTCGGGCCATACTGGCAGCTTCTATGAAGACGGTCGAACAATACGATCTTCAGGCACTCAATCTGGTTCCTGATGAAGTCGGCCTGGCAGGTTCAAAGACCAAGGTTGTCAGTATCGCGCCGCCCAAACCCAGAGGGAAAAAGCTCTTCACTCCGGATAGCAGCCTTTCAGCAGCAGAGCGAATGCGTTTGATTATGTCGGGAGGCATCGCCCAAAAGGCGAGCAGTGGCTTGCTTGAAGGCGACCCCAGGACGGTAGCATCGAGATTCGTTCAGTTTCTGAAAGAGAAGAAGCTTATCTCTGGGCCTCCACCTGGTCGTGGCTAA
- a CDS encoding electron transfer flavoprotein subunit alpha/FixB family protein has product MSADKGILVLAECDEGGLCDVSLELLSEGRRFADRLGDELSAVLVGRDNPALVNRLSEHGADKVYLLDSPLLENSVEFQAQALSNLVRERKPRILLCGATSFGRDIAVRLAAALKTGLASNCTALSLSEDGLLVQTKPVYRDKASANVICPTARPQIATVVPGVLDVKRAKVTRQAEVIRVAPRLDTSVPCAKAVRFAKGDPKTMSLDEAPVIVSGGRGVGSRENFRLLEKLAEVLGGVVAGSRMAVDEGYIPSTKQVGQTGKTVTPKLYIACGISGSVYHTMGMKDSKTIVVINKDRSAPMFNMADLGILGDLLTIVPAMTNELIMISQASAEESLRQS; this is encoded by the coding sequence ATGTCGGCTGACAAAGGCATTTTGGTTCTGGCAGAGTGTGATGAGGGGGGACTCTGTGACGTCTCCCTGGAATTGCTGAGCGAAGGTCGCCGCTTTGCCGACAGGCTTGGTGACGAACTCTCTGCTGTACTGGTAGGCCGTGACAATCCGGCACTGGTGAATAGGCTTAGTGAGCATGGGGCAGACAAGGTATACCTCTTGGATAGCCCTCTTCTGGAGAACTCTGTTGAATTCCAGGCGCAGGCCCTATCAAATCTTGTAAGAGAGCGGAAGCCGCGGATACTCCTTTGTGGTGCCACTTCGTTCGGCAGGGATATTGCCGTCCGGCTGGCAGCCGCTTTGAAAACAGGATTAGCCTCGAACTGCACTGCCCTCTCCCTGAGCGAAGACGGGCTACTGGTGCAGACAAAGCCTGTCTACCGAGATAAGGCTAGCGCTAACGTGATTTGCCCTACAGCGCGGCCTCAGATTGCCACTGTCGTGCCTGGTGTCCTGGATGTAAAGCGTGCCAAGGTTACAAGACAAGCGGAGGTCATTAGGGTTGCCCCGCGATTGGATACCAGCGTGCCTTGTGCTAAGGCGGTGCGTTTTGCCAAGGGTGACCCCAAGACTATGAGCCTTGATGAGGCTCCCGTCATTGTGTCGGGTGGGCGGGGGGTGGGGAGTCGTGAAAACTTCCGGTTACTGGAGAAACTGGCAGAAGTGCTGGGTGGGGTTGTCGCCGGCTCTCGCATGGCTGTGGACGAAGGGTACATTCCGTCCACCAAGCAGGTTGGGCAAACAGGGAAGACCGTCACCCCAAAGCTGTACATCGCTTGTGGAATATCGGGATCAGTGTACCACACTATGGGCATGAAAGACTCCAAGACAATAGTTGTCATCAACAAAGACCGTAGTGCACCCATGTTCAACATGGCTGATCTGGGCATCCTTGGTGACCTTCTGACGATAGTGCCGGCCATGACCAATGAGCTAATAATGATCTCGCAGGCTTCGGCAGAAGAAAGCCTCAGACAGAGCTAG
- a CDS encoding FAD-binding protein has translation MAQQFPNLFSPLKVGTITLRNRIASSGHGTWIREEHTNLPGDKLAWYWAAKAKGGVGLIITEGLGFHQKSCGANVFNQKDSVPQLKKAADLVHQFGAKIIVQGGNQGAQDFPRVIGLTTWSSSPLLSPRNWGMPHVMTVEEIKELTEAWAFAAKISREAGYDGFEIYAGHGYMLEQFMSPFFNSRTDQYGGSLENRLRFPLEVIDAVRAAVGSDFTVCLRISGDEFTEGGYTLDDMLTIVQILTKSGKIDFLDITASTYRSIQCMAETMYFPLNSFVYLGAEIKKVVKIPVMVRGRIIDPAQAEEIIASGQGDIVNMCRATIADPELPNKAHEGRVEEIRKCLGCNEGCIKNASAMMPIRCSVNAEVTREYQPGWLQVQPAATKKKVVVIGGGPAGLEAARVLAMRGHKVSLYDRGSELGGQILIAGKAPGRDGFLELPRYLTHQMKLLGVDVHLGVEVTADMVKKMNADAVVVATGSFPYIPRIPGVNQKNVVETREVLMGKAQVGQNVVVIAGEQNMEALTVADFCAQQGKKVEIVTEEYSAGIHVDPPQKQTIYGRLYRNGVTFTPCHKVREITGNTVVISNIFTLQDRRIEGVDTVILACGGQEDNALYYALKEQVKELHRVGDCNGVRRLPDATLEASRMARII, from the coding sequence ATGGCTCAACAATTTCCAAACCTTTTCTCGCCGCTGAAGGTCGGCACCATAACCCTGAGAAACCGAATCGCCAGCTCCGGTCACGGCACCTGGATACGTGAGGAGCATACCAATCTCCCGGGCGATAAGCTAGCCTGGTATTGGGCTGCGAAGGCAAAGGGAGGCGTTGGACTGATCATCACGGAGGGCCTAGGCTTTCACCAGAAGAGCTGCGGGGCGAACGTCTTCAATCAAAAGGATTCTGTGCCCCAGCTTAAGAAAGCTGCAGACCTGGTTCACCAGTTCGGCGCCAAGATCATCGTCCAGGGTGGAAACCAGGGCGCTCAGGACTTTCCCAGGGTCATCGGTCTGACCACCTGGTCGTCTTCCCCACTCCTGTCCCCCCGCAACTGGGGTATGCCCCATGTGATGACTGTTGAGGAAATAAAGGAGCTGACCGAAGCCTGGGCCTTCGCCGCCAAGATAAGCCGTGAAGCAGGCTACGACGGGTTCGAGATCTATGCCGGCCATGGATACATGCTCGAGCAGTTCATGTCACCCTTCTTTAATTCTAGGACTGACCAATACGGCGGCAGCCTGGAAAACCGCCTGCGCTTTCCTCTTGAGGTGATCGACGCCGTGAGAGCGGCAGTGGGTAGTGACTTCACCGTATGCCTCAGGATAAGCGGTGATGAGTTTACCGAGGGCGGCTATACTCTGGACGACATGCTCACTATAGTCCAGATATTGACAAAGTCAGGGAAAATTGACTTCCTGGACATTACCGCCTCAACCTATAGATCCATTCAATGCATGGCGGAGACCATGTATTTCCCTCTGAACTCCTTTGTGTATCTTGGAGCGGAGATAAAGAAGGTAGTGAAGATCCCCGTTATGGTCAGGGGCAGAATCATCGACCCGGCCCAGGCGGAGGAAATCATCGCCAGCGGTCAGGGAGATATCGTGAACATGTGCCGTGCTACTATTGCCGATCCCGAACTGCCCAATAAGGCGCATGAAGGGAGGGTGGAGGAAATCCGCAAGTGCCTGGGATGCAACGAAGGCTGCATCAAGAATGCCTCGGCCATGATGCCCATACGTTGCTCGGTTAATGCCGAAGTGACGCGAGAGTACCAGCCGGGGTGGCTACAGGTTCAGCCAGCAGCTACGAAGAAGAAGGTGGTGGTGATTGGTGGAGGCCCTGCCGGCCTGGAAGCAGCCAGAGTTCTGGCTATGCGGGGTCACAAGGTCTCTCTGTACGACAGGGGCTCTGAATTAGGGGGACAGATATTGATAGCTGGCAAGGCTCCTGGGAGAGATGGTTTCTTGGAGTTGCCTAGATATTTGACCCACCAAATGAAACTCCTGGGCGTGGATGTGCATCTGGGAGTCGAGGTTACGGCAGACATGGTCAAGAAGATGAACGCCGACGCGGTCGTAGTAGCCACCGGCTCTTTTCCTTATATCCCCAGGATTCCGGGTGTGAACCAGAAGAATGTGGTGGAGACCAGGGAAGTCCTGATGGGCAAAGCTCAGGTTGGTCAGAATGTGGTGGTTATCGCCGGTGAGCAGAATATGGAGGCCCTGACTGTGGCCGATTTCTGCGCCCAGCAAGGCAAGAAGGTCGAGATAGTCACGGAAGAGTACAGTGCAGGAATCCACGTCGATCCGCCGCAGAAGCAGACGATCTACGGCCGGCTATACCGGAATGGTGTTACCTTCACCCCCTGCCACAAGGTAAGAGAAATCACCGGGAATACGGTGGTTATCTCCAACATCTTCACGCTGCAAGACCGTCGCATTGAAGGGGTTGATACGGTGATCCTCGCCTGCGGTGGTCAGGAAGACAATGCGCTTTACTATGCTCTCAAGGAGCAGGTCAAGGAACTTCATAGGGTTGGCGACTGCAACGGTGTCAGAAGGTTGCCTGATGCTACCCTGGAGGCGTCTAGGATGGCTAGAATCATCTAG
- a CDS encoding methylmalonyl-CoA mutase, translated as MGDSKEQLVSASGIPVKDIYTAQDLQDFDYDRDLGLPGRPPFTRGVYPTMYRGQLWTIRRLSGFNTPEETNKLYREEYALGQTGFSIAPDISTATGMDADDPRVSADIGHAGVPLSSLEDVETTFEGLPIEKASTYIADRCGNFVTAMYFVMAERRGLDIKQLRGTTVNDMLSWSVLDLVNQVSPEAYVRYAVDFMEWCCEHAPSWNTVSFGSYNARDMGLNAVQELGMLMATALQYVDEAKRRGRVPLDRLAKRISFDMSLHNDFFEEIAKLRAARRMWYKIVRERYGITDPRSALFRVHCQSAGSTHTTQEPLNNVIRIAYQVLAGALGGAQSIHANGYDEGLCLPTDQSMLLSIRTEQIAALETNVTNTIDPLGGSYYVESLTNELEKRAWEYVTRIENMGGMAKAMSSGWVHKEYKEATLERERKVETGEINVVGVNKFRLEKAPYTVPIFRWDPESPRRQIEKLKKFKKERDNSQVARALEKLEQVTRTSENVYPAIMEAARAKATLGEMAGVQMKVYGEWKFPVGL; from the coding sequence ATGGGAGATAGTAAGGAACAGCTCGTCTCGGCATCCGGAATCCCTGTAAAGGATATCTATACTGCCCAAGATCTGCAGGACTTCGATTATGACAGGGATCTCGGGCTTCCCGGGCGTCCGCCTTTTACCCGGGGTGTCTATCCCACCATGTATCGGGGCCAATTGTGGACCATAAGGCGCTTGAGCGGGTTCAACACGCCAGAGGAAACCAACAAACTCTACCGTGAAGAGTATGCCTTGGGGCAGACAGGGTTCTCCATAGCTCCTGATATCTCGACGGCGACTGGTATGGATGCTGACGACCCCAGGGTTTCTGCTGACATCGGTCATGCCGGTGTGCCGCTATCCTCGCTGGAAGATGTTGAAACAACCTTCGAAGGTCTTCCTATAGAGAAAGCATCGACATACATCGCTGATCGTTGCGGCAATTTCGTGACAGCGATGTACTTTGTCATGGCCGAGAGAAGAGGGCTGGATATAAAGCAACTGCGGGGCACCACAGTCAATGACATGCTTAGCTGGAGTGTGCTGGACCTGGTAAACCAGGTATCGCCAGAAGCCTATGTAAGGTACGCTGTGGATTTCATGGAGTGGTGCTGCGAGCATGCGCCGAGTTGGAACACTGTCTCCTTTGGCTCCTACAATGCTCGCGATATGGGCCTGAACGCAGTCCAGGAGTTGGGTATGCTTATGGCCACCGCTCTACAATACGTCGATGAAGCGAAGCGACGAGGCCGGGTGCCTCTTGATCGCTTAGCCAAGCGCATCTCTTTTGATATGAGTTTACATAACGACTTCTTTGAAGAAATAGCTAAGCTCAGAGCAGCCAGACGCATGTGGTACAAGATTGTCAGGGAAAGGTATGGAATCACAGACCCCCGCTCTGCGCTCTTTCGCGTCCACTGCCAGAGTGCTGGTTCCACTCACACGACGCAAGAACCCCTGAATAATGTCATCCGCATCGCCTATCAGGTGTTGGCTGGAGCTCTTGGCGGAGCCCAATCGATACATGCCAACGGATATGATGAGGGGCTCTGCCTGCCTACAGACCAGTCCATGCTACTTTCTATTAGAACGGAGCAGATAGCTGCTCTTGAAACCAATGTGACTAACACCATAGATCCCCTGGGTGGTTCTTACTATGTTGAGTCGCTCACTAATGAGTTGGAAAAGCGTGCCTGGGAATACGTGACTAGGATTGAAAACATGGGTGGAATGGCTAAAGCCATGAGTTCTGGGTGGGTTCATAAAGAGTATAAGGAGGCCACGCTCGAGCGCGAACGCAAAGTGGAAACCGGTGAGATCAATGTTGTCGGTGTGAACAAATTCCGTCTGGAGAAGGCACCGTACACAGTGCCCATTTTTAGATGGGACCCAGAATCACCGAGGCGCCAGATTGAGAAGCTGAAGAAGTTTAAGAAGGAGCGTGACAACAGCCAGGTTGCCCGGGCCCTGGAAAAACTGGAGCAGGTTACGCGCACTAGCGAAAACGTTTATCCAGCGATAATGGAAGCAGCACGCGCCAAGGCTACCCTGGGGGAGATGGCTGGAGTGCAGATGAAGGTCTATGGGGAATGGAAGTTCCCCGTGGGACTGTAG
- a CDS encoding 4Fe-4S dicluster domain-containing protein, translated as MRANYGYTDGTGDYFITIDTDKCNGCGDCVAACPENIFELAEDDYGKVVAVVKEETRKRVGYVCPGFNGVCSRKEVNCHSACKNEAISHTW; from the coding sequence GTGAGAGCTAACTACGGCTATACCGATGGTACCGGAGACTATTTCATTACCATCGATACCGACAAATGTAACGGATGCGGGGACTGTGTAGCTGCCTGTCCAGAGAATATCTTTGAGCTAGCTGAAGATGACTATGGCAAAGTGGTAGCCGTTGTTAAGGAGGAGACGAGGAAACGGGTGGGATATGTATGTCCCGGATTCAATGGTGTTTGCAGCCGGAAGGAGGTAAACTGCCATAGCGCCTGCAAGAATGAAGCTATCAGCCATACGTGGTAG
- a CDS encoding 2-hydroxyglutaryl-CoA dehydratase, whose product MFVAGVDIGSRGAKSVIMEDGNVLSYSICDTGPESVRAAELTMAEALKGTGLSLKDFSYIVATGYGRVLVPFANANISEISCHARGAHWYFPSVRTILDMGGQDCKAINCDEQGRVTNFIMNDKCAGGTGRFLEMIADVLQVPLDEIGSLSLESTQDLPFSTVCAVFAKSEALALLKKGVPKGDILSGLHDAIAVRCRNLLKRVSIEKDFTITGGIAKNVGMVNKVKEKVGLEPLLATDPQIIGALGAALFARERAESQGGPRES is encoded by the coding sequence ATGTTTGTAGCTGGCGTAGACATAGGCTCGCGGGGTGCTAAGAGCGTTATCATGGAGGATGGCAACGTGCTGTCCTATAGCATTTGCGACACTGGTCCCGAAAGCGTCAGGGCGGCCGAACTCACCATGGCTGAGGCGCTCAAAGGGACCGGCCTGTCCCTGAAGGACTTTAGCTATATTGTGGCTACTGGGTACGGCAGGGTTCTGGTTCCGTTTGCCAATGCCAATATCTCAGAGATTTCCTGTCATGCGCGAGGTGCCCACTGGTATTTCCCATCAGTGAGGACGATCCTGGACATGGGCGGGCAGGACTGCAAAGCCATCAACTGCGATGAGCAGGGGCGGGTGACCAACTTCATCATGAATGACAAGTGTGCCGGGGGCACCGGACGGTTTCTAGAGATGATTGCCGATGTGCTCCAGGTGCCCCTGGATGAGATTGGTAGCTTGTCCCTGGAGTCGACGCAAGACCTCCCTTTCAGCACAGTGTGCGCTGTCTTCGCCAAATCCGAGGCCCTAGCCCTATTGAAAAAAGGAGTGCCCAAGGGCGATATCCTCAGCGGCCTGCACGATGCCATAGCGGTCCGCTGCCGCAATCTGCTGAAAAGGGTATCAATAGAGAAGGACTTTACCATCACCGGAGGGATTGCTAAGAATGTCGGGATGGTCAACAAGGTTAAAGAGAAAGTAGGTCTGGAACCCTTGCTGGCTACTGATCCCCAGATTATTGGTGCACTAGGGGCAGCTCTATTTGCCCGAGAAAGGGCCGAGTCGCAAGGAGGGCCACGTGAGAGCTAA
- a CDS encoding RNA polymerase sigma factor, protein MAKDFGAENFEAIFREHKDMVYRTAYLILGDAHRAEDVLQEVFVRVHKSLDSFDSRKGAFSTWLRRITVNQCITERRNSHSASLSLSLERLEEEGLDPEDTDSERPEELALKREEGQRIQRAMNTLDRKHRAVVTLRYFEQLSYEEIAQVLSIPLGTVKSRLNTAIQALRQELVEGRFRP, encoded by the coding sequence TTGGCGAAAGATTTCGGGGCTGAGAACTTTGAAGCCATTTTCCGTGAACACAAGGATATGGTTTACAGAACTGCTTACCTCATACTGGGTGATGCTCACAGGGCAGAAGATGTTTTGCAAGAGGTTTTCGTCAGGGTTCACAAATCCCTGGATAGCTTCGACTCTCGAAAAGGGGCCTTCAGCACCTGGCTCCGCCGCATCACAGTCAATCAGTGCATTACAGAGCGTCGCAATAGTCACTCGGCCTCCTTATCTTTATCTCTCGAGAGACTTGAAGAAGAAGGCCTTGACCCCGAGGATACCGATTCCGAGCGTCCTGAGGAGCTTGCCCTAAAGAGGGAAGAAGGCCAGAGGATACAACGAGCCATGAACACGCTGGACCGAAAGCATCGTGCCGTAGTCACTCTGAGGTATTTTGAGCAGCTTTCCTACGAGGAAATAGCGCAGGTACTGAGTATCCCATTAGGAACCGTGAAGTCGCGCCTGAACACGGCCATTCAAGCTTTGCGCCAGGAACTGGTGGAAGGGAGGTTCAGACCATGA
- a CDS encoding zf-HC2 domain-containing protein translates to MNCENVNQSLLSYLDNEVSFDQKEAIETHLCACNGCREDLGILVASLSISALLSAATEIRLPYLFRGSTKNGSTWRKPVPETLRSLP, encoded by the coding sequence ATGAACTGCGAGAACGTCAATCAATCGCTTCTAAGTTATCTCGACAACGAGGTCAGCTTTGACCAAAAGGAGGCTATTGAGACCCATCTGTGCGCTTGCAACGGCTGTAGAGAGGATCTGGGGATTCTTGTGGCATCATTGTCAATCAGCGCATTGCTCAGCGCTGCAACAGAGATTCGCCTGCCTTATCTCTTTAGGGGCTCAACAAAGAATGGTTCGACATGGCGGAAGCCGGTTCCGGAAACCTTGAGGAGCCTTCCGTAA
- a CDS encoding type II toxin-antitoxin system HicB family antitoxin, giving the protein MKTFQVIRSGIVFELQPEPEGGYTITVPALPGCISYGGNFEEAMEMIEDAIEGWLAVAKEENIPIPDQFESVASRVGRVKRDPTSCRA; this is encoded by the coding sequence ATGAAAACCTTCCAGGTAATTCGCAGTGGCATTGTTTTTGAGCTTCAGCCTGAACCTGAGGGTGGTTATACCATAACTGTCCCAGCTCTACCGGGATGCATCTCTTATGGGGGAAATTTCGAAGAGGCTATGGAAATGATAGAAGATGCCATCGAGGGCTGGCTGGCCGTAGCCAAAGAAGAAAACATCCCCATACCAGATCAGTTTGAATCTGTAGCGAGTAGGGTAGGTCGCGTGAAACGCGACCCAACATCGTGTAGAGCGTAG